The Ammospiza caudacuta isolate bAmmCau1 chromosome 17, bAmmCau1.pri, whole genome shotgun sequence genome has a segment encoding these proteins:
- the GET4 gene encoding Golgi to ER traffic protein 4 homolog isoform X1, with translation MAAAIMAAEQEAAKGGGGRNRGGVQRVEGKLRASVEKGDYYEAHQMYRTLFFRYMSQGKHAEARELMYSGALLFFSHNQQNSAADLSMLVLESLEKSDAKVAEDLLENLAKLFSLMDPNSPERVAFVSRALKWSSGGSGKLGHPKLHQLLAITLWKEQNYSESRYHFLHSTDGEGCANMLVEYSSSRGYRSEVDMFVAQAVLQFLCLKNKTSASVVFTTYTQKHPSIEKGPPFVQPLLNFIWFLLLAVDGGKLTVFTVLCEQYQPSLKRDPMYNEYLDRIGQLFFGVPPKQTSSYGGLLGNLLNSLMGTGEDDDTEDGQEDSSPIELD, from the exons ATGGCGGCGGCGATCATGGCGGCGGAGCAGGAAGCCGCGAAAGGCGGCGGCGGCAGGAACCGCGGCGGCGTGCAGCGCGTGGAGGGCAAGCTGCGCGCCAGCGTCGAGAAGGGTGACTACTACGAGGCCCACCAGATGTACCGGACGCTGTTCTTCAG GTATATGTCgcaaggaaaacatgcagaAGCAAGAGAACTAATGTATTCAGGGGCTTTACTGTTCTTCAGTCATAACCAG CAAAACAGTGCTGCTGATCTGTCCATGCTGGTTCTGGAGTCTTTGGAGAAGTCGGATGCAAAAGTAGCAGAAGATCTTTTAG AAAATTTGGCTAAATTGTTTAGTTTAATGGATCCAAATTCTCCTGAAAGAGTGGCTTTTGTATCCAGAGCACTAAAATGGTCCAGTGGGGGATCAGGAAAACTTGGACATCCAAAACTACACCAGTTACTAGCTATTACCCTGTGGAAAG agCAAAACTATAGTGAATCTCGGTATCACTTCTTGCACTCGACAGATGGTGAGGGCTGTGCAAACATGCTGGTGGAATACTCCTCGTCCCGCGGCTACCGCAGTGAGGTGGACATGTTTGTAGCTCAGGCAGTACTACA atTTCTCTGCCTAAAAAATAAGACCAGCGCCTCAGTTGTTTTTACGACATATACACAGAAACATCCTTCGATAGAGAAGGGTCCACCCTTTGTGCAACCACTGCTAAACTTCATCTGGTTTCTCTTGTTGGCAGTTGATGG AGGGAAACTAACAGTATTTACAGTATTGTGTGAACAGTATCAACCTTCACTGAAAAGAGACCCCATGTATAATGAG TACCTAGATAGAATAGGACAGCTTTTCTTCGGAGTTCCGCCCAAGCAGACCTCGTCCTACGGGGGATTGCTAG GAAATCTTTTAAACAGTCTGATGGGAACTGGGGAAGATGATGACACAGAAGATGGTCAGGAAGACAGCAGTCCTATCGAGCTCGACTGA
- the GET4 gene encoding Golgi to ER traffic protein 4 homolog isoform X2 — protein MGRRWLPGCPPALRSGLAPCPGPVLEPSPAQLCPLRASVSGCREGSWVWRYMSQGKHAEARELMYSGALLFFSHNQQNSAADLSMLVLESLEKSDAKVAEDLLENLAKLFSLMDPNSPERVAFVSRALKWSSGGSGKLGHPKLHQLLAITLWKEQNYSESRYHFLHSTDGEGCANMLVEYSSSRGYRSEVDMFVAQAVLQFLCLKNKTSASVVFTTYTQKHPSIEKGPPFVQPLLNFIWFLLLAVDGGKLTVFTVLCEQYQPSLKRDPMYNEYLDRIGQLFFGVPPKQTSSYGGLLGNLLNSLMGTGEDDDTEDGQEDSSPIELD, from the exons ATGGGCCGGAGGTGGCTCCCCGGGTGTCCCCCGGCGCTCCGGTCCGGGCTCGCCCCGTGCCCCGGGCCCGTCCTGGAGCCGAGCCCCGCACAGCTCTGCCCGCTCCGAGCGAGTGTCAGCGGCTGCCGGGAGGGTTCCTGGGTTTGGAG GTATATGTCgcaaggaaaacatgcagaAGCAAGAGAACTAATGTATTCAGGGGCTTTACTGTTCTTCAGTCATAACCAG CAAAACAGTGCTGCTGATCTGTCCATGCTGGTTCTGGAGTCTTTGGAGAAGTCGGATGCAAAAGTAGCAGAAGATCTTTTAG AAAATTTGGCTAAATTGTTTAGTTTAATGGATCCAAATTCTCCTGAAAGAGTGGCTTTTGTATCCAGAGCACTAAAATGGTCCAGTGGGGGATCAGGAAAACTTGGACATCCAAAACTACACCAGTTACTAGCTATTACCCTGTGGAAAG agCAAAACTATAGTGAATCTCGGTATCACTTCTTGCACTCGACAGATGGTGAGGGCTGTGCAAACATGCTGGTGGAATACTCCTCGTCCCGCGGCTACCGCAGTGAGGTGGACATGTTTGTAGCTCAGGCAGTACTACA atTTCTCTGCCTAAAAAATAAGACCAGCGCCTCAGTTGTTTTTACGACATATACACAGAAACATCCTTCGATAGAGAAGGGTCCACCCTTTGTGCAACCACTGCTAAACTTCATCTGGTTTCTCTTGTTGGCAGTTGATGG AGGGAAACTAACAGTATTTACAGTATTGTGTGAACAGTATCAACCTTCACTGAAAAGAGACCCCATGTATAATGAG TACCTAGATAGAATAGGACAGCTTTTCTTCGGAGTTCCGCCCAAGCAGACCTCGTCCTACGGGGGATTGCTAG GAAATCTTTTAAACAGTCTGATGGGAACTGGGGAAGATGATGACACAGAAGATGGTCAGGAAGACAGCAGTCCTATCGAGCTCGACTGA